One Eriocheir sinensis breed Jianghai 21 unplaced genomic scaffold, ASM2467909v1 Scaffold227, whole genome shotgun sequence genomic window carries:
- the LOC126990941 gene encoding uncharacterized protein LOC126990941, with protein MRIQELQSKLPELRTKFRETEERWNKANISATLKDTIDSMLKNIIDQHRSSTTRSNQRKLINLNGGELKQTRPVKGYINLSDKTLTPDQEELLNFGLNCHVMTKPRKHQKRVECEILLDDIANLAKQDEVTVQPTFQQEVVAEASKSRGNYKSKIVEERHIEAAKQLKADHNITVRKADKSASYVITNTSEYMDKMDDILKDETNLTSAADFLDILKSNNAKENIASLDVESLFTNVPVDRAIEYILQRVYHNDDTPSLDIPEPTLRSLLECCTKEAPFTCPRGNKYQQVDGVAMGSTLGVLLANFFMGCIEEEAFKTTKRPAIYCRYIDDIFIKTTSTEDAEHLRRLHQELSGLNFTIEHSTNGSMPFLDILVKQDQDAFNTAVYVKATNPCLCLNGGSECPKRYKDSTIVAYIRRALTHC; from the exons ATGAGGATTCAAGAACTGCAGAGTAAACTACCAGAACTCCGCACCAAATTCCGTGAAACTGAAGAAAGGTGGAACAAAGCAAACATTAGCGCAACGCTGAAAGATACCATAGACTCCATGTTGAAGAATATAATTGACCAACACCGCAGCTCCACCACAAGATCCAACCAGAGGAAGCTGATCAACCTTAATGGAGGCGAGCTCAAACAAACCCGGCCCGTCAAGGGTTACATTAATTTATCAGACAAGACCCTGACACCTGATCAAGAGGAACTACTAAACTTTGGTCTCAACTGCCATGTCATGACAAAGCCGAGGAAACACCAAAAAAGAGTAGAATGTGAGATTCTACTCGACGACATCGCAAACCTAGCCAAGCAAGATGAAGTTACTGTGCAGCCAACATTCCAGCAAGAAGTCGTCGCAGAAGCATCCAAATCAAGAGGAAACTACAAAAGCAAGATCGTAGAAGAGCGACACATTGAAGCCGCTAAGCAACTTAAAGCAGACCATAACATCACTGTAAGAAAAGCCGATAAGTCTGCATCCTACGTCATAACGAACACCTCTGAATACATGGATAAAATGGACGACATCCTGAAGGACGAAACCAA CCTGACCTCAGCAGCTGACTTCCTTGACATCCTCAAGTCAAACAACGCGAAGGAAAATATAGCTTCTCTGGATGTGGAATCATTATTTACGAACGTCCCAGTCGACCGAGCCATCGAATACATCTTGCAACGAGTTTACCATAATGACGACACCCCGAGCCTAGACATCCCTGAGCCCACGCTACGCAGCCTTCTTGAGTGCTGCACAAAAGAGGCACCATTCACCTGCCCTAGAGGTAACAAGTACCAACAAGTGGATGGTGTCGCCATGGGCTCCACGCTGGGAGTCCTGCTGGCGAATTTCTTCATGGGCTGCATAGAGGAAGAAGCCTTTAAGACCACCAAGAGACCTGCTATATACTGCCGCTACATCGACGACATTTTCATCAAAACCACAAGCACCGAAGACGCCGAACATCTCAGAAGACTCCATCAAGAATTATCCGGATTAAACTTCACCATCGAGCATAGCACCAACGGATCCATGCCTTTCCTGGATATCCTCGTCAAACAAGATCAAGACGCCTTCAACACTGCTGTCTACGTGAAGGCTACTAACCCATGTCTCTGTCTCAATGGAGGGAGCGAGTGCCCCAAACGCTACAAAGACTCCACCATAGTGGCCTACATCCGGAGAGCACTCACCCACTGTA